DNA sequence from the Bacillus pumilus genome:
AATTTAGCAACAGGTCTATTAACAGCCAATACAGAAGGTGATCCTGTTGTCGCAATCGCTGGAAACGTCATTCGTGCGGATCGGCTGAAACGAACACATCAATCACTCGACAATGCGGCATTATTCAAACCAGTCACAAAATACAGTGTTGAAGTACAAGACGTTCATAATATACCCGAAGCCTTAACAAATGCTTTTCGCGCGGCACAAAAGGGGCAGGCTGGTGCAGCATTTATCAGCTTTCCACAAGATGTCGTGACAGAACACACCACACAAATACCAGTGTCTGCTCACCCTTCTCCAGAACTAGGTCCTGCACCGGATGCTCTCATCAGCTCGGCTATCGCCAAAATTCAAAATGCACACTTACCTGTTGCCATTGTGGGAATGAAAGCAAGTCGTCCAGCTGCTGCAAAGGCCACAAGAACATTATTGAAAACACTTGGAATTCCATTTGTCGAAACGTACCAAGGAGCCGGCGTTCTCTCAAGAGAGCTTGAGTCTCAATATGTAGGCAGAATCGGTTTATTCCGAAATCAGCCGGGGGATCTTCTCATTGAACAAGCAGATGTCCTTTTAACCATCGGCTTTGATCCAATTGAATACGATCCAAAGCATTGGAATATTCAGCCGAAGCAGCGACAGATCATCCATGTCGATGACATCCAGGCAGATATTGACCATTTTTATGAGCCGGCGCTTGAGCTTGTTGGCAATATAGCTGAAACCGTTAAACATCTAGCCCATGACAGTGTTCCACTTTCTCTATGCAAAGAACAAATTGAATTCGTCACTGAATTGCAGGAGCTGTTAAGCGACATTGAAAAAGCACCAGAAAGAGAAAGCCATCTATCTCACCCGCTGGATGTCATTCATACATTAAGACGCCTGATTCCTGATGACACGAAGGTCACATGTGATATCGGGTCTCACGCGATTTGGATGTCGCGTCACTTCCGCGTCTATGAGCCGAACACATTCCTCGTGAGCAACGGAATGCAAACATTAGGCGTCGCCTTACCTTGGGCCATTGCGGCTTCCATATTGAATCCAGATGAAAAGATCATTTCGGTCTCTGGTGATGGCGGTTTTCTCTTCTCTGCAATGGAGCTAGAAACAGCTGTCCGCATGAAAACAAATCTTGTTCACCTTGTTTGGAATGACAGCACATACGACATGGTGGCATTTCAGCAGGAAATGAAATATGACCGCACATCCTGCGTTGAATTCGGACAGATCGACTTAGTGAAATATGCGGAAAGCTTTGGAGCGACTGGATTACGGGTTAACTCACCTGAAGAGCTTTCAACTGTCCTCCAAAAGGGTATAAACATAGAAGGACCCGTTATTATTGATATTCCGATTGACTATCAAGACAACCCAGACCTCGCCAGTCAAAAATGGCCAGAAGTCTTTCGTGAAAATCGCACATTGAACGTCTGATAAGATGTCCATACATTACACCAAAGGAGTGAGCGGATATGGGTATGATGCACCCAATGAATCAACACAGCGACACAAAACAACATGACAAACAGCAAGAGGTCTATCAAGTATCGACGATGACCTCTTTGCTGGAAGCCGTATATGATGGAGATTTCTCCCTTTCACAAATTCCCGAGCACGGTGATTTCGGTATTGGTACATTCAATCAATTAGATGGAGAGCTGATCGGCTTTGATGGCGCATTCTACCGACTGCGCTCGGATGGAACAGCGACACCGGTTACCAATCAAGACTATTCACCCTTCTGCTCTTTAGCATTCTTTGAAACAGATATCGTTCATCGAATTGATGCAGCCATGACGAGCAAAGAGCTAGAAGAAGAAATCGACCGCATTTTACCAAGTAAGAATGTGTTTTATGCAATCCGAATTGATGGATCATTCAAAAAGGTGCAAACACGTACGGTCGAAAAACAGGAAAAACCTTACGTTCCGATGGTGGAAGCAGTCAAGTCACAGCCCATCTTCGATTTCGAGGATATTCAAGGAACGATCGCCGGTTTCCGTACACCGCAGTACGCACATGGTATTGCAGTGAGTGGATATCATCTTCATTTCATTGATGACGATCGAAGTGTCGGCGGACACGTTTTTGATTACACTGTTGATCAAGTGACCATCCGAATTTCTCAAAAACGTCATATGAATTTACACTTGCCAAATACGCAGGAATTCTTCCAAGCAGACATTGATCGAGCTGACCTCGCACAACAAATTGCCAGTGCAGAAAGCAGTCCAGATCAATAAAATAAAGACATCCCGGTGATCCCGGGGTGTTTTTTTATGCAAAAAGAATACTTATCACTTCATTATATTTCATTTCGTTAGTAAATTTAAATTCACTCATTCTATTCGTAATGAAATATGTTAAAATATCAACAGAAGAAAGGTGGTCATACGGTGTCAAACGACTATAGCATTCCGAACTTAACATTAGATGAAAGAGATAAACAAATTTTATCCATATTACACGAGGACGGGCGTATGTCCTATACAGATCTCGGGAAACAAGTCGGTCTTTCACGTGTTGCTGTACAAGCCCGTATACAGCAGCTCATTGAAGCAGGCGTCATTGAACGATTCACAACGGTCATCAATCCTGCTAAGATCGGCATTCATGTTTCTGTCTTCTTTAATGTAGAAGTGGAGCCGAAATTTTTAGAAGCAGTCGCCCTTCAGCTTGAGCAGGAAACAGCTGTCACAAGTCTTTATCACATGACAGGGCCAAGCAAGCTGCATATGCATGGCATTTTTCAAAATGAACAGGAAATGGAGACATTCCTGACAAAAAAACTGTACCCGCTAGAAGGCGTCGTGAGTGTGGACTGCCAAATGCTCATTAAACGATACAAAAGCCGAATGGGCATGAAATTGTAGACAGGAGTTGAAGCACTTGCAATCATATATCGAACTCATCATCGCTATGGTGCGAACCGGTATTCTCGGTTTTGGCGGAGGTCCTTCCGTCATACCACTCATTCGCCATGAAGCGGTGGTGAAATATCAATGGGTCAATGATGACGAGTTTGGAGAAACACTCGCCATCGCCAACGCATTACCAGGTCCGATCGCGACCAAAATGTCAGCATATCTCGGCTATCGATTGAAGGGCGTATCCGGCGCAATTGTCGCAACAGCTGCCCATATTTTACCGACATGCCTCGCCATGGTGGCACTCGTCACACTTGTCAGCGTCTTAAGCTCCTCACAAATCATTCAAAATATGATTGGCGCCGTGACACCAGTTATTGCCGTCCTGCTCGGGATCATGGCATACGAGTTTGGTCAAAAAACGCTGAAAGGCTTCGGAATGATCTTCGGGATCGCTCTGTTCCTTCTTGCCTTTATCGGGCTACAGGTGCTGTCCATTCATCCAGGAATCATTGTTATCATCTTTTTATGCTATGGTGCTTTTCATTTCAAACTGAAACAACGCTGGAATCGACCAAATAAAGAGAAAGGAGTGTCTTCATGATGCTGATTTTCTTTTTATTCTGGGCATTCTTCTTGTCCAATCTATTAGGATATGGCGGAGGACCTGCATCCATCCCGCTGAATTATGAAGAAATCGTCAACCATTTTCATTGGATGACGAACGAAGGATTTTCCAATATGCTTGCTTTAGCCAATGCACTGCCAGGACCAATTGCGACGAAAATCGCGGCATATGTCGGCTATGACGTCATGGGCTGGCCAGGCTTTATTGTGGCACTGCTTGCAACTGTACTGCCATCAGCCATTGGATTGATTTTATTGCTCAAGCTGATTGACCGTTTTCGCCAATCCCCTGTCGTCAAAGGCATGACCTTATCCGTCCAGCCTGTCATTGCGATGATGATGCTTTTATTAACATGGGAAATTGGCGGAGATGCAGTGAAAGCCATTGGCTGGACGCAGTCGCTCGCCATTGCCGCGATCTCCTTTTTCTTTATGACTAAATTCAAAATGCACCCCGCCTTTCTCATTGTGGCTGCCTTTTTATATGGCGGATTCATTCTGCCGCATTAAAAAAACCGATAACATGACCTGTTATCGGTTACAAATTGTTGACAAATGGCTAAAATGAATTTTATTTTAGCCATTTGTCTTCCTTTCAGCGTGATAGAAAACCTTTGAAGTCTAGGAAGAGCGAGCACTGGAGCAGAGCGAATTTGACATTCGTGAGCACCAGCGCGCAGGTCTGACAACGAATGCGAGGGTTTGTCTACACGCTAAAACCGATAACATGACCTGTTATCGGTTTTCTTTTACATATATATTGGAGAAACCGGTCTGCGCCCAATCGAATGATACTCGACTCCTGCTTGTTCTGCCGCTTCAAGCGTATGGCAGTTTCGCCCATCGAAAATAAGCGGCTGTCTCATCCATTCCTTATAGGACGTAAGCGGGAACGTCTGAATTTCTGTCCACTCTGTTAATATACAAGCTGCATGGACATCCTTTAGCGCTTCTTCAATCGTATGAGCAAACACGACTTTTTCAGGTAGCTCACGAGCGGCATTGCGTGCGGCAACAGAATCATACGCCACAAGCTCCGCGCCTAATTGATGGAGTTCATGAGCAATTGGAACCGACGGCGCCTCCCTCATATCGTCTGTATTCGGTTTAAAAGCAAGGCCAAGAAGTGCAATTCGCTTTCCTTCAAGATTTGATCCCAGTCTCTCCTGAATACTTCGGATAAAACCGGCTCGCTGCTCATTGTTTACTTTGATAACAGCCTTTAACAGCTCAAAATCATGCGACACATGCCCTGCGATTTGGACAAGTGCATTTGTATCCTTTGGAAAACAAGAACCTCCGTAGCCAATCCCCGCCTTGAGAAATGAAGAACCAATCCGCTGATCGAGCCCCATTCCCTGCGCCACCCATTCAACATCAGCACCTGTTTTTTCACAAATGGAGGCAATCTCATTCATAAAGCTGATTTTGGTCGCAAGGAAAGCATTTGATGCATACTTGATCATTTCTGCACTTTTTCGGTCTGTCTTGACCACTGGCAGGTGGAAATGAGCATACATCTCCTCGAGCCGGTCTAATACAGCTTTTGTTTCAGCCCCAATAACAAGGCGATCTGCCCTCAATGTATCTGAAATGGCAGAGCCTTCTCGTAAAAACTCTGGGTTAGATGCAATCGATAATGGCTCATTCCGTCCTAATTCTTGATGGATCATATGTTCGATTTGATCACCCGTTCCAACAGGCACCGTACTTTTCACCACAAGAACCGCACCTGATTTCGCTTTTGTACCCATCTCCTTTGCGGCTTGAAACACATATTGTAAATCAGCTTGGCCATCTGCCTGCTGCGGGGTGCCAACCGCAATCATTAACACACCTGCCCGCGGGTAGGCTGCCGCTCCATTTATGTGAAATTGAATTCGTCCTTGCTCAAGATTGCGTTTCAGCAGTTCTTTTAATCCTGGCTCATACATTGGTGGATGTCCCTGTTTCAGCTGCATGACCTTTCTCCGGTCAATATCAATACACGCCACATTGTGCCCTGCCTCCGCTAAACACACACCTGTGACCAGTCCCACATATCCACAGCCTGCAATTGCAATATTCATGACACCATCAGCTCCCCATACGCCTTATGCTTGTAATGACATCGTATGCTGGGAGCTTTCGTTCCATTCATAAAAGCATACAAAAACCCCCTGCCATCACCAGCAGGGGGTCACTATTATGAAACAAGACCATTTCGAATATGAGCAATCAGATTTTCAAGCATTTCTTTTGTGGTGACGTCATTTGAATTCTCACCAATATCATGAGCGTACATCAAAATTTTTAAAAACTCTTCTTGATTCAAACCCTTATTATCCATGTCTGTATCCTTTCGATTCCACTAATTTCATTATTATATGCTGTAAGGTTGGTTTATGCAATACTCTAATACATCATTCGACAGCTTTTGAAATTTATGACCATTTTCATGAAAAACTTTTTTATAAATCACCATTGAGCTATAATAAAAGAATTGGAATCTTTTACTTGGTTAGGAGCGGATCAAATGCTTCAGCACAACATCAACGAGGAAGAAATCAAACAAACAGCCGAACAGATCAAAGAACTTCTTCCTGCAACAGATGAAAACAAACAACTCATCAAAAAAGCATTGATTACTTATAGACAGGACAGTGTATATCGTCTCAAGCAAGAATCTGATACGGAATGGTCAGCTTATGTACATGATGTCGTGGCAGCAAGAGTCCACCTTCATGTGCTGTTTCCTGTGAGAAGCAGCTGCTCATGTCCGGCAGATGGACTTTGTAAACACATTCTCGCTGTCTTCTTTTCGCTATACGCTCAAGTGGAGAGTGTGACTGGATTTACAGAAAATTGGTCAGAAAAGGATGAATTACAGCGCAGCAAAGAATTGATTCGTCAGCACTTCCAAGTGAAGCGCCCAGACGAACAATCACTTCAAAGCTGGCTGAATTTTTTCCAAGAGGAATTTAACCTCTGGCTGAAACGGACACCAAAGCACCAGCAAACACCGCAGCATTTGTATTACGGCTATTTATCGATCCTAAAAAAACACGCACCTCATTCTCCTGAATTTAAGAGTTTGTATGCGATTCATACGTCAATCGATGTGTGGCTAAGGATTCATGAATTAATCGACCTTGGCCAGCTTGATGCCGAGAAGGACTTTTATTCCATGAATCCATATGTCGAACAGCTTATGAACACCATTTTCGATTCAGTGGATCACTTGAAGACATACGCCCTTTCCTTTTCCCTCGATCCGTTTCTTGAAAACACACCAACTGCCGTTCGGACACTTCTTCAAATAAACGGACCTTTCCAGCATGAACGAGTAGCGGTCTTTATGGAGATTTGGGGCACCATATTAAATAGAGGGAAATGGGTTAAAAAAGAAACAGAATTACTAAGGAACGCTCAGAAGCAAGAACAAACGGTTGAACGTACCATCGGATTGATGCACATGGATTATTTACTGAAAGAAGACGATAGCCTTTTTCAGCAATTAAAGCTGCTCAATGCAGATATGCTGCCAAATGTGCTCAATTGGCTGAAGGATCTGACAAACCGCAAGGACTGGAAGCGGCTCAAGCTCTGGTATCATGAGATCACCTATATTTTAGAGGAATATTGCCAGCTCGACCTTTCCTACAGAGAACTGCGAGGAGCCGTCAGTGATTTCTTCTTTTATTTAGACGCATACTTTAAGCAGACGAAGGATCATCATTTATATGAACGCTACCTCCAGATTTGCATGCCCTATGCGTTTACTGAATATAGTCAGCTATTATATGCACAACAGCGTTATGCAGAATGGATTGAGATTCACAGCCTTGTTGGTTTCTCCATCAGTGAACTGGAGAAGGATCTGATCAAACAAATTGCAAAAGAGGAGCCTGAAGCGCTCATTCCATCATATCACCGTGAAATCTCACAGCTTCTCGATCAAAAGAATCGAAGTGCTTACCGAGAATCTGTGAAAATGCTAAAAAAACTGCGCACGCTTTATCATAAAACGAAAAAAACTGCGATTTGGGAAAGATATGTAAAGCAGCTACAGGATTCAACGAAACGGCTGCGTGCGTTCCAAGAGGAAATGAAGAAAGGAAAATTAATTGATGACACGCCATAAACAAATTGTCATTCATGCAGAACAAACAGAAGATTTCTCTTTCACCATTTCAGCGCAAGCAGAGGACGGACACCCTGTTCCGCTTAATGAAATGAAGAGGCAGCTTTTCCAATGGCACGAATCGTCTTTTTACGGAACATTTTTAGAAGATGTGAGCTTTATTGGCACACCTGCCTTCCTGCTAAGCCCTTGGATGACCGTCGAACTGCTAGGAAAAAATTCGTTTAATACCTTTAGTCATGTGACACTAACCGATGAAACGGAACCACTGATGAAGACCGCCTCCACCATTTATGAATTCATTGAGGATGAAGATTTCATTCCCGATTACGAGGCATGGACAAAAGGTGTGCTTCGTTTTAAAGACAAAGAAGGACTATTAGATGGCTATACGGCTGAGTGGTTCTCCTTTGCCGTACAGGATTATATTCAATTTGATAATGCCTTACAGCACAAATGGAACCGGATGACAGAACAATCGCCTGCGCTCTCATCCTTCCAAGGACATTTTTTAGATGAGCAGGATTTCTTGGAAACGATTGGCTGGATTGATGACGACACACCTTTCACTGTCGGCTTGCGTTTAAATGAACCGGATTTCGACGGAGATGATTGGAAAATCGAATTGTTTTTGCGTGATAAGAAAAACAGCGACCTTCACTTTTTTGAAGGCATCCGTTCATTGAAAAGGTCTTGGCATCCGTATCAAGATAAAATCTCAAGAGAGCTGGAACGATTCGGTCAAATTGTCCCTTGGCTCTCTTTCACATCTGGCACCACGCTCATGTCAGAAGACGAAGCATGGCTCTTCCTATCTGAAGCAAGTGAAACACTTGTGAATATGGGCATTGAGATCCTGCTCCCATCGTGGTGGCAAATTGTCAAAGAAAGCACCATGATGCTAAAAGCAAGGATTTCCTCTACCCCGAGAGGCGAGTCGCATGTCGGAATGGATGCCTTGATGGACTTTAATTGGCGCTTCGCTACAAACGGCATCGAGCTGACAGAAGATGAGTTCAACGAGCTTGTCCAAAGTAAACGGCGCCTTGTCAATATTCGTGGACAATGGATCAAAATCGATCCAACCTTCATCCAGCAAATGAAAAAATGGATGGAGCGTGCCGAAAATGAAGGGCTGCACATGTCTGATATTTTGTCACGTGAACTGGCAGATCAAGAAGCATCCTCTGAATCGATTCCAGAGCTGCTAGACAGCTCAGCATTTGCACATATTCAATTTGAACTTTCGTCTCAATTAAGAGGGCTTGTTCATCAGTTAAATGATACGCATGAGCTGCCTTCCTACGAAATGAGTGAGTCCTTCAAAGGCACACTCAGGCCGTATCAGCAGCATGGTGTCAACTGGCTGTTATTCTTAAGATCTCATGGATTTGGGGCTTGTTTAGCAGACGATATGGGTCTTGGAAAAACGATTCAAATGATTGCGTATTTCACATATTTAAAGGAGCAGGAGCAAAATGCCGCTCCATCCCTTATCATTGCGCCGACCTCTGTTTTAGGAAACTGGCAGCGAGAGCTTGAAACCTTCGCACCACATTTGAATGTTGCCTTGCATTACGGGCCATCGCGTCCT
Encoded proteins:
- the alsS gene encoding acetolactate synthase AlsS, which translates into the protein MNSQAQPLTRRGAELIVDTLIAQGVTHVFAIPGAKIDAVFDVLKDRGPELVLCRHEQNAAFMAAAVGRLTGKPGVCLVTSGPGASNLATGLLTANTEGDPVVAIAGNVIRADRLKRTHQSLDNAALFKPVTKYSVEVQDVHNIPEALTNAFRAAQKGQAGAAFISFPQDVVTEHTTQIPVSAHPSPELGPAPDALISSAIAKIQNAHLPVAIVGMKASRPAAAKATRTLLKTLGIPFVETYQGAGVLSRELESQYVGRIGLFRNQPGDLLIEQADVLLTIGFDPIEYDPKHWNIQPKQRQIIHVDDIQADIDHFYEPALELVGNIAETVKHLAHDSVPLSLCKEQIEFVTELQELLSDIEKAPERESHLSHPLDVIHTLRRLIPDDTKVTCDIGSHAIWMSRHFRVYEPNTFLVSNGMQTLGVALPWAIAASILNPDEKIISVSGDGGFLFSAMELETAVRMKTNLVHLVWNDSTYDMVAFQQEMKYDRTSCVEFGQIDLVKYAESFGATGLRVNSPEELSTVLQKGINIEGPVIIDIPIDYQDNPDLASQKWPEVFRENRTLNV
- the budA gene encoding acetolactate decarboxylase produces the protein MGMMHPMNQHSDTKQHDKQQEVYQVSTMTSLLEAVYDGDFSLSQIPEHGDFGIGTFNQLDGELIGFDGAFYRLRSDGTATPVTNQDYSPFCSLAFFETDIVHRIDAAMTSKELEEEIDRILPSKNVFYAIRIDGSFKKVQTRTVEKQEKPYVPMVEAVKSQPIFDFEDIQGTIAGFRTPQYAHGIAVSGYHLHFIDDDRSVGGHVFDYTVDQVTIRISQKRHMNLHLPNTQEFFQADIDRADLAQQIASAESSPDQ
- a CDS encoding Lrp/AsnC family transcriptional regulator, coding for MSNDYSIPNLTLDERDKQILSILHEDGRMSYTDLGKQVGLSRVAVQARIQQLIEAGVIERFTTVINPAKIGIHVSVFFNVEVEPKFLEAVALQLEQETAVTSLYHMTGPSKLHMHGIFQNEQEMETFLTKKLYPLEGVVSVDCQMLIKRYKSRMGMKL
- a CDS encoding chromate transporter — its product is MQSYIELIIAMVRTGILGFGGGPSVIPLIRHEAVVKYQWVNDDEFGETLAIANALPGPIATKMSAYLGYRLKGVSGAIVATAAHILPTCLAMVALVTLVSVLSSSQIIQNMIGAVTPVIAVLLGIMAYEFGQKTLKGFGMIFGIALFLLAFIGLQVLSIHPGIIVIIFLCYGAFHFKLKQRWNRPNKEKGVSS
- a CDS encoding chromate transporter gives rise to the protein MLIFFLFWAFFLSNLLGYGGGPASIPLNYEEIVNHFHWMTNEGFSNMLALANALPGPIATKIAAYVGYDVMGWPGFIVALLATVLPSAIGLILLLKLIDRFRQSPVVKGMTLSVQPVIAMMMLLLTWEIGGDAVKAIGWTQSLAIAAISFFFMTKFKMHPAFLIVAAFLYGGFILPH
- a CDS encoding UDP-glucose dehydrogenase family protein; this encodes MNIAIAGCGYVGLVTGVCLAEAGHNVACIDIDRRKVMQLKQGHPPMYEPGLKELLKRNLEQGRIQFHINGAAAYPRAGVLMIAVGTPQQADGQADLQYVFQAAKEMGTKAKSGAVLVVKSTVPVGTGDQIEHMIHQELGRNEPLSIASNPEFLREGSAISDTLRADRLVIGAETKAVLDRLEEMYAHFHLPVVKTDRKSAEMIKYASNAFLATKISFMNEIASICEKTGADVEWVAQGMGLDQRIGSSFLKAGIGYGGSCFPKDTNALVQIAGHVSHDFELLKAVIKVNNEQRAGFIRSIQERLGSNLEGKRIALLGLAFKPNTDDMREAPSVPIAHELHQLGAELVAYDSVAARNAARELPEKVVFAHTIEEALKDVHAACILTEWTEIQTFPLTSYKEWMRQPLIFDGRNCHTLEAAEQAGVEYHSIGRRPVSPIYM
- a CDS encoding SWIM zinc finger family protein — protein: MLQHNINEEEIKQTAEQIKELLPATDENKQLIKKALITYRQDSVYRLKQESDTEWSAYVHDVVAARVHLHVLFPVRSSCSCPADGLCKHILAVFFSLYAQVESVTGFTENWSEKDELQRSKELIRQHFQVKRPDEQSLQSWLNFFQEEFNLWLKRTPKHQQTPQHLYYGYLSILKKHAPHSPEFKSLYAIHTSIDVWLRIHELIDLGQLDAEKDFYSMNPYVEQLMNTIFDSVDHLKTYALSFSLDPFLENTPTAVRTLLQINGPFQHERVAVFMEIWGTILNRGKWVKKETELLRNAQKQEQTVERTIGLMHMDYLLKEDDSLFQQLKLLNADMLPNVLNWLKDLTNRKDWKRLKLWYHEITYILEEYCQLDLSYRELRGAVSDFFFYLDAYFKQTKDHHLYERYLQICMPYAFTEYSQLLYAQQRYAEWIEIHSLVGFSISELEKDLIKQIAKEEPEALIPSYHREISQLLDQKNRSAYRESVKMLKKLRTLYHKTKKTAIWERYVKQLQDSTKRLRAFQEEMKKGKLIDDTP
- a CDS encoding DEAD/DEAH box helicase; this encodes MTRHKQIVIHAEQTEDFSFTISAQAEDGHPVPLNEMKRQLFQWHESSFYGTFLEDVSFIGTPAFLLSPWMTVELLGKNSFNTFSHVTLTDETEPLMKTASTIYEFIEDEDFIPDYEAWTKGVLRFKDKEGLLDGYTAEWFSFAVQDYIQFDNALQHKWNRMTEQSPALSSFQGHFLDEQDFLETIGWIDDDTPFTVGLRLNEPDFDGDDWKIELFLRDKKNSDLHFFEGIRSLKRSWHPYQDKISRELERFGQIVPWLSFTSGTTLMSEDEAWLFLSEASETLVNMGIEILLPSWWQIVKESTMMLKARISSTPRGESHVGMDALMDFNWRFATNGIELTEDEFNELVQSKRRLVNIRGQWIKIDPTFIQQMKKWMERAENEGLHMSDILSRELADQEASSESIPELLDSSAFAHIQFELSSQLRGLVHQLNDTHELPSYEMSESFKGTLRPYQQHGVNWLLFLRSHGFGACLADDMGLGKTIQMIAYFTYLKEQEQNAAPSLIIAPTSVLGNWQRELETFAPHLNVALHYGPSRPQGEHFTKAYESTDIVLTSYGLSHSDRDELTSSKWDTICLDEAQNIKNAHTKQSRAIRQLKGQHHIALSGTPMENRLTELWSIFDFVNKGYLGSLTSFHKKFVLPIEKDRDEKRIEQLQQLIKPFLLRRTKQDEEVALNLPEKLEEKEFIPLSAEQASLYEQLVKDTFEHMASLTGMQRKAIILSMLGRLKQICDHPALYLKESGTDVKLLKRSLKMDKLAELLKAIHEQGESCLIFTQYIGMGNMIKQLAEKMFGEPVQFLNGSLSKQERDKMVDRFQKKEFNILILSLKAGGTGLNLTAANHVIHYDRWWNPAVENQATDRAYRIGQKRFVHVHKMITTGTIEEKIDQMLETKQTLNDQIIQSESWITELSTNELEDLFTLSAAAQSS